The genomic segment ACGCAGGTACTGGGCATGCGCATTGAGCACCGACTCGAACTCGCTGCGAATGGTATCGCGGTCGAAATCGAAGTAGATGGTACGCACGCTGGGGATGCCCTGCTGGCTGGCCTGACTGGTGCCGTTGCCACCATTCATGCCGGTACCGCTAACCTGGCCGCTACCCACGCCTTGTCCGGCAGCACCGCTGCCGCTGGTGCCATCCATGGACCCGTCCTGGGTACCGCCGCTGCTGGAACAGCCTGCCACGAAGGCGAGAGAGGCGGCCAACACCAGACCCTTGGCGTAAGATGAGAATTGCATGTTCAACTCCTTGCAAGAATTGAATGACACTAATGGTCGCTCAGTTCAGAAACGGTGACCACGCGGGTTCGCGTACGTCACCTCGTGCCGAGGGCAGGCGGAACGCGGCTCGTCCGTCGGCCGACACTGCCCCCAGCACACCGTTGTTACCCTGTTGGGTAGCGAAGATTACCATGCTCCCATTCGGCGCAACACTAGGAGATTCATCCCAGCGACTATCGGTTAGGGTCGTCAGGCGGTTGGAGCCGAGATCCTGACGTGCGACCTGATAACCGTTGTTGCCGCGATGAATCAGAAACAGCGATTCGCCGTCGGGCGAGTAGCGACCGCGGGCGTTGTAGTTGCCGGTGAAAGTCAGCCGTTCGACCTGCTTGCTGGCGACATCCATCTTGTACAGCTGGGGCCCACCGCTGCGATCCGAGGTGAACACGATGCTGCGTCCATCCGGCGACCAGCTGGGTTCGGTATCGATGGAGCTGCTGTCGGTCATGCGCTCGAAGCTGCGCGCAGCGACATCCATGATATAGATCTCCGGCTGGCCATCCTTGGACAGCGACATCGCCAGGCGACGCCCGTCGGGCGACCAGGCCGGTGCGCCGTTGATCCCCGGGAAGGAGGTGGCGCGCACTCGCTGGCTGGTGGCCAGGTCCTGGATATAGATCGCCGGACGCTCGGTTTCGAAGGAGACATAGGCCAGCTTGGTGCCATCCGGCGACCAGGCCGGCGACAGGATCGGCTCGTCGGAGCTGAGGATCTCCTGGCTGTTGCGGCCATCGGCATCGGCGATGAACAGTGAGAAGCGCATGTCGTTACCCACGCCCTCCGAGGTGACATAGGCGATACGCGTCGAGAAGGCGCCGCGCAGTCCGGTGATGGCCTCGAAGATCTGATCGCTCATGTAGTGGGCGGCGCCGCGCAGCTCATCCCGCTCGCTGGTCACCACCTCACCGATCAGACGGCGCTGGCCGTAGATGTCCATCAGCTCGAACTGCATGCGGTACTGGCTGCCCTCTTCGCGGGCCTGGCCGACCACCAGGTAGTCGGCGTCCACGGCGCGCCAGTCGCGGTAGTTGACGTCGCTGCTGCTGCTCGGGCGGGCGATCAATGAGTTGCGTGACAGCGGGTCGAACTGGCCGCTGCGCTCCAGGTTGTCGCTGATCACCTGGGCAACGTCGTCGGGCAACGAGCCGCCGCCGTCCACGGCGAACGGCACGATGGCAATCGGAATGGCACGATCACTGCCTCGAGTGATCTCGATGGTCAGGTTGGCCTGGGCCTGGGTGGCAAACAGCACCAGCAGGGCGGCAAGCCAGAGGTTCAGCAAAGGTTTCATCAGCGTACATCCCCGGGTCGGAATCTTAGATTGAACTGACGGAATTGACTCTGCGCGGCCGGCGGCAGCTGTCGCATCTCACGA from the Halomonas sp. 1513 genome contains:
- a CDS encoding peptidoglycan-associated lipoprotein: MQFSSYAKGLVLAASLAFVAGCSSSGGTQDGSMDGTSGSGAAGQGVGSGQVSGTGMNGGNGTSQASQQGIPSVRTIYFDFDRDTIRSEFESVLNAHAQYLRANPNARVVLEGHTDERGTREYNMALGERRANSVQRFMNVQGVSPSQLEVVSYGEERPAVRGQNEDSYAQNRRVVFSY
- a CDS encoding Tol-Pal system beta propeller repeat protein TolB, which encodes MKPLLNLWLAALLVLFATQAQANLTIEITRGSDRAIPIAIVPFAVDGGGSLPDDVAQVISDNLERSGQFDPLSRNSLIARPSSSSDVNYRDWRAVDADYLVVGQAREEGSQYRMQFELMDIYGQRRLIGEVVTSERDELRGAAHYMSDQIFEAITGLRGAFSTRIAYVTSEGVGNDMRFSLFIADADGRNSQEILSSDEPILSPAWSPDGTKLAYVSFETERPAIYIQDLATSQRVRATSFPGINGAPAWSPDGRRLAMSLSKDGQPEIYIMDVAARSFERMTDSSSIDTEPSWSPDGRSIVFTSDRSGGPQLYKMDVASKQVERLTFTGNYNARGRYSPDGESLFLIHRGNNGYQVARQDLGSNRLTTLTDSRWDESPSVAPNGSMVIFATQQGNNGVLGAVSADGRAAFRLPSARGDVREPAWSPFLN